CTCGCAGGGCACCTTGGAGCAGCTGGGGCTGGAGGGCGCCGAGCCGCGTGTCACTGAGGCCTACTTCGCGCACGCGGTCCTCGACTCGCCCGAGTGCAAGCGGCGGCTGCCACAGGGTGGCCACATCCTCTACTGCGTCCCGCCCAGCCACGAGCTGCGGTGGTGGACGCCCAAGGGCGACACCGCGGCGGACGCCACGGTCAACAGGATCGAGTCCTACCAGCGCGCCATCGGGCAGTCCGCCAGGGTGATCGACCACCTGCAGCGGTCGGGCTGGAACGTGGCCACGGTGTTTCTGCGCGAGTGGGATGCGCTGGAACCGGAGCAGCGCGGGCGCCACCTGCTGAAAGCGCTCAAACTCAAAGACATCACTGAGGCGGACACGTCACACAGTTCTTAAACATTTAGCGATAGTTGTGTGCGGCTACCAGCCCGGCGGGCTGCCAGCGGCCACTGCTCGACTCACGCCTCCAGCGGGCGCTTGACCGGCCCCGGGGGCTCCTCCTCCGGCTTCGTCTCCCAGAAGCCCAACCAATAGTCGTCGTGCCACTGGTAGCCCCTGGGGTCCTTTATCACCTCGAACCACGAGCTCAAAGCGGCCTCCACGGGCTTCAGGGCCTCCATGTCGGCCTCTTCCGACGGTTCGCTCGTGAGGGAGAACTGGACGCCCACCTCCTTGTCGGTCAGGGGGCGCACCAGCATCACCTTGCGATACGCATGCACCAGCTTGCTGACCGTCATGTACGTTTGCCGGAGCGGGATCTCGGCCAGGCGCTGCAGGGTCATGGGCGGCTTGCGGAAGTTGAAGAGCAGCTCCAGCGCCGCGCGCCGCTCCTCGTAGTACTCTTGCTTGCTGTATATCGTGCCTGTGAACGCCTGCTCCATCTCATACAACTCGTCGAAGGCATGGCTCCAGACcacgagcagcagcagcttcaccaGCGGCCATGGGTACGCTGTTCGGCAGTACGTCGCGACCTCCTCCAGTAGCAGCACGCACTCCGCGTTGAGCTTCGCCGGCGCATCCGGCGACTTTATGGTCGACAGCGCGCTGATGGCGCCCTCCACGACCTTGCGGAAGGCCGGGCCGCCGTGCTCGGGGTCGGCCTCGAACTCCTGCAGCAGGCTGTACTGCAGCTGAACAAAGTTCTGGTCGCGCTCCACCGCCCTGATTAGCCTCGTAAAGCGACGCAGCATCTTCAAGAGTAGTCCACTCTCGCGATCGGCGCGCCCATTTCGCGACGCGCGTGCCAGTGAGGGGCAGCACGCAGCCTTCCAGTCGCGTGTCTTACGATAACGCGCGTGCCCAGGGCGAAGACGCGCGGTTGCACCAGCGGAAAAAATACGCAACCGCCGTCAAGTATCTAAGACAGGTAAAGACATCCAGGGCCAGCAACTGAAAAGACCCATGGCTGCGAGTGACTATGAGTAATAGCGGACGTGGCACCCCATCGATCGGAACGAAAATTGGCCATAAATGAACCGGCACAACAGTAGATACGTAGATGGCCACGCTTATATTAGCTTCTTCCCGCTACCGCGCAGTTTACGCTCGTAAACTCCAACGATGGAGCCCAGACTCTGGCGTCACCTTATGCGATGCGGCCGCTGGAATCCGTTTGTGTACGTCTTCCACGCAGTTGTTGTTCTACTGTGTAGCTATAGCATCGGCAATGTAGTCTCCAACGCTTGGTCACGGTCGACGGAACCGGACGGCCGTCTGACCTTTAGGCTCACCAGCATCAGCGATTCTAAACGGCGATCATCGCTTTAGCTTTAAGTAAAATCATGTAGAAGTCGCTGTGGCGCCATTCCGCTGTTAAATGTGCCAACAAAGATAAGTGTGCACTGACGATAAGGCTGCCCTGCAAGCAGGCAGCCTCCTGTTGTCCCCAATCGCCATCGTTTTGACGCACATTGCCATCAGGCAAAAAGGACGCTTGCAGGAGTTAATATTTGGGATAGGATACCGGCTAACGCCCGGGTTGCATAGGCGCTTCAGACTTGTCTTATTAAACCGCCGCTGGCAGGTTTGATGGTAGCAGCCCTGCCAGCGGCACGGAGGATTCAGTCGCGGTAAGCGCAGGGTGACTTAATCGCATTGGAGACATGAGGCAAACAAAGTGTGGCCTCGGCAGGCTCGCCGAGGCGTTCTTCATGGGATGCTGCCTGCTGATCGGAAGGGAGTACATCATGCTGCTGGCCGATAACAATGCCGACCAAGGCAAGACGATGTATACCGTCTTTAAGTTAATCACTTTCCTTACGATAATAGCGGCAGGAGATCCACGCTGTTACTTGCCGTCTCTGATAACTCCTTCCGTGGTGGTACAGTTCATTTGCTCGTTCCTGGTTTTCGGTTTAAGCGGCGGCGGGACGTACACCCTCATCGTGCAGTGCTTGATACTAGCGCTAGGTGCCGTAATGAACACGttactgctgctgcaggcggCCACGGAGTTTTCGAATAACGCAGCTACTACTCTGGCATTCCTCTGCGGATGCGTGTTTTCGTACGAATTGGCGGATATTTGCAACGCTCTGCCGTGGTTCCGTAGGAACATGTTTATGAGGTTGGTGCTGAGGGAGTTTCCCTCCCACGCACTGATTCAGACCAAGTGCGCTGCCATGGCGGCAGCAATCACGATGCGCTACGCATTGGGAGAACAATGCAGCTTCTACAGTGTCGATCTTTGGAAGTTTTACAAAGCACACAAGAATGCGTTTGTTGAATGGAGAACGCATCCCCTATTCGGGTTGATCCTAAGAGAAAGGTCTAAGAAGATGATGCCGCTGTACACCTGTATGGCCATACTGATTGCAATAATAGGGGCCCTGCCTCCCCACGCGCAGCTGTTTAAGTTGCCGCTTGCAAATTACAGGCTAATGTATATTGCCGGGTTCGAGGAATGGGCGCTGGGCGCCGGGGTCCTCATGGGCGCGATCCTGCCGTTTCCCCGGTCGTGCAAATTCATGTTGCACGTAACTGTTCTCGTCATGTGCCTGCTAAATACGCTGCACGTGCCGATATACATGCACTTTACGTCTTTGTCGATGCTAAAACCGTATACGCTCACCTGGTTTTGCATTGTGACCTCGTTCCTTGAGGGATACACCCTGAGCTACGGGATTGGACAACTTGTATCCGTAGCCTTTTTGCGAGGGTGTAGTGGTGTGCTCGTTAGTAAGAGCTGTTGTGAAGCAATTGCGGACGCGCAATGCTTCTGTAAACAAAAGGCGGATAATTTTGAATGTAGGGGTAGGTATGACCCATCGAGGGCCGGGAGCCCAGGTGCTAAACAGAAATCCCCCAGTGTCTCAACAAATCACATTATATGGGTAAAGCAATGTGATAATACCTATAATATGGGAAGATGTTTCCCACTGAAATGCAAATGCACTCCAGAACCTGGTGCTAGTAGCCAGGGCAAGGTTCAGAAGACGTGTATTGAGTGCACTATGTGCAATAAAAAGGATGGTGACTGCAAGACCAAGGAACTTATACCAGTAACATGCACAAAGAAGATTGCTGCAGTAGATGAAAAGGTTACTAAGGCTGAGGAGAACCAACAAAATAAGGGTGGTAGCGGCGATTCTGCAGGAGGGGCGGGTGGTTCGTCAAGTAGCCCTACTTCACCATCTACGCCAACGAAATCACAAGCTGCTGTTTCACTTCAGCAGTCGCAGGAATCACTACCCAAATGCACTGAGGCAGAAGGAAAAGGTGCCTCAGCATCACCCAAAGCTGGTGCTGCAAAAGCACCGGCGAAAGAAGAAAAAACTAAACCTGATTCCGAGAAAGCTACAGGCGTTGAAGCTAAGGATGCTGCGAAGAAAAAGAAAAAGAGGGAAAGTAAATGCTTTTGTAAGAATTTGCTTGAAAATGACTGTGCGACGGGTTGTTTAGGCTGCGTTTGCGTAACGGAGAAGGAATATGAATATGAAGAGGAGATTGAAGAAGCAAAACGAAAGGCCGCTTGCAAGAAACTGAAATGCGTTGAATGGATTACGACGCAGCAAGCACAGCACTATGTGTTGCGGAATGCACAAAGCTCCACCTGCGACGATTGTGATCTGACATTACTGCTCGAAGCTGTGCCGGTGGGAAACAGGAGCGAAATGTGTTGCCTATCCACCGTAGAAGAGCCTCCGTTCACATGTTGCTGGCAAGAGTGGAACCCGGACATGGATAGACTTTACATAGGGTATTTGGATGCCGATTGCCCACTGTGCTCCATAGTGGAAGTACGAACGATGGATTTCGCAAAAGAGTACTCTCAGAATCTAAATGAGTCATTTTGTCACCACTTCAATATTCGTAGCATGGAATTCGGATCATGCTGCCACAGTACGTTATATCTGAAAATGCTTTGTGACAAAAGAGACAAGTATCCGCATCTCCACAGACGAAGATACGAATTCAAGCATTATCCGATATCATACCTCTACTTCACTACAGCTGCAGTGATGAATGAGGAGGTGGAAAAACTGAAAAGTAAAAGAGGGCAGTCTTCAACAGCGTCTTCTGCGCTGCTATCGAGTACTGCTGCTGCAAGTACAGGGTCATCAGGTGCACCCGGTGCTCCGTCGGGAGTCGGAGGAGCAGCAGCGGGTAGTGCTGGACAAATATCATCATCAGGttcaacgccatcaccaggTCCTGCTGCAGTACCAGGTGGTGGTAATGGCGGTAGTGGTGGTGCACAAGCGTCACAAAATACCGGTCAAAACGTaactcaacctgctggtGGCGCTTCTCCAGTCGCTTCTAAGCCTACCGATAATTGTGACGAAAATGGCAATCTTGTTTTGTCACCGTCTACAGAATTCTTGGTCGACCAGAAGTACAAGACATGCTGTTTCGGTGTTGCCACCAGGTTATTCGCGTATTACCGATACGTAACCGAAATGAACGGATGTAACTACTGTGTTACGGATAAGTGTGATGAGTCACGTCAACCAGTCCATTGTGACTGCAAGGGTGGCAAGTGTTCCATAGGTTGCTGCGTCAAGGTCCAATTTACCGATGAGATCTCTACGCAGAACATTGCCAACAAATACAGGTACATCTCGATAGTTTGTTTTTTCGCCCTCTGCTTCGTTATGCAGTTGATTCTAACGTATATATACCATTCTTTCACCAGCCCAAGCAGTGCGGTATACTGCGATTTTGGCGTGCATATGCAATCCATCACCAAGGGCGGCTGGAAGGGCGCTATCAGAGCGCAGTTGGCAGACCCGCAATCTGAGGTTTTCACACTCCAACACCACGATACCGAGAAGGGCATGGCAAAACTCGTACAACCGCTCGAATTGTTCATCCCCGGGAATGTAGATAGTTTCGCGACTTGGGTGAAGGCGCAGGTGGCGTCGGTTTTCCCGGAATTCGCGCGAGTCTACGATTTGAAAATGTATTATACTGCGTGTACGGCTCTGTGCATGTATACGATGCGAAAGTGCTTCGAAGTTGTTGAGCCTCTGATTCGACTTCACCTGCAGAGGTGGGAACGGCGGTGGGAGAAGGAGTTCGCCTGTTACAAGGAATCGCTGGTAGGCGCGTTAGAGAAGTCCGCCCACATGTCGAGGCTGGCGCAGGTTATGCGATACGAAATGGGCTCCTTTATGTACAACGCCGTCCCCGACCTACCGGACGGCGCCTGGACCGCACTGATCGATGAAATTAAATTGTACCAATGGATAACCGAACACGAGCAGCGGATACAGAAGAAGCGTAGATCCGGCGACTACGACAGCCAGTTAACAATTAGGCAGATTCTCAACAAGGTGTGGAGGAAGCGCCTGAGGCTCATCAGGAGGCTTGAGGAACAGCGGAGAGCCGTCTTCCACTGGCAGGGGCTTACTGATTCATACGAAATGTTAAAGAGGTTTTATGCACAACAGGATCTGGCGTTCGGCGTGACGGAAGAACCTGCTGACGACGCGGATGACTTCCCTGTCGGCGACGACTTGTATTCCGACGCCACGCCACACACAGACACAGCGACGCAGTCGCATACGGAGACAAATTAGTACACTTTAAGCTTCGTTACTCTAACGTCGATAATAGCTAGGGCGCTTGTATACACGTGCAAGCACGCGGGTCGCGCTGATGCATAAGCCACGCGCGCCGTGATTCTCCGCCCCCAAGCGTCTTCAGCTGAAAATGTGACCCTACCATGGACAAATCTGAGGATATGGCGGCGTTTATGGCGCCAGGGACCTTCCGGCAGCTCGTGGAGGTCTCCCGGAGCGCCTCGAAGCAGGTCGATGCCGCGGATGCGTCGAAGCAGCAGAAGTCGTACGCCGACTCCATCATATTCAGCGAAGTGTGCCACTACTGCATCACGGGAACTCCGATCCTGGGCACGCTGACTCTGACGACGGAGGCGATAACGTTCGAGCCGGACGCCAGGGACGCGAATGTCTACGAGCGTGGACGGGGCTACTACCAGGTCCACGTGGACCTCGTGAGCATCGAGGAGTGCGGCTTGATAGGTGTGTCGGCCGAGGACCTCAGCTCGTACGACCGAGGCAGCATGCACTGCAACGGCCTGCTGCAGATACTGCTTAAAAACGGCCGCCGGGACACTTCGGCCACCGCGGCGGTGGAAGACCCTTTCGACCCGTTCTTCTGCGAGCACCGCATCGTTTCCAAGCCTCATACGGTGCCGCCCAAAGAGTCGCGCTCCATCAGCCTGGTGTCGCAGGGCATTTCGAAGCTCAGCTACGTCGCCAACATGGCGGGGTTCGGCTCGACGCCCAAGCCGCCGCAGGAAAGGCCGCCTCAGAGCGCGGTGCAGGCTAAGGTGTTCGTGGTGTTCGCCTTCTTCAAGAAGGAAGTCGCACACCGGTGCACTCTGGCGCTCATGGACGCGCTGGATGAGGCCAAGAAGCGCGCGGCCGCGATGCCGTCCCGCAGCAGGATCTCTCGCGTGCCGTTTACGTccaacgagctgctgcacatgCTCACTGAGAGCATACGGCCCGAGGagcaggcgcagcagcgccgccggCGCCCTTCCGACAGCCGCTCCAGGAAGGCCGCGGGCAAAAATACGCAGCAGCCCCCCTACGTGCACGGTATCGCCGAGAGCGAGAACGAGCTGCGCGAGAGGGTGGCGCAGAAGTCGCGCATCCTCACGGCGGACATGGTCAACCAGCTGGTGGATAACCTGCCGCCGGCGCTGGCCATACGGAACTGGGAGGTCACCTTCAAGACTTCGCACGACGGCGTGTCCTTCGGCACCTTCTACAAGAACCTGCAGGGGCACGAGCACTGCCTCATGGTGATAAAGGACGACCAC
This sequence is a window from Babesia bigemina genome assembly Bbig001, chromosome : I. Protein-coding genes within it:
- a CDS encoding TLD family protein, putative; amino-acid sequence: MDKSEDMAAFMAPGTFRQLVEVSRSASKQVDAADASKQQKSYADSIIFSEVCHYCITGTPILGTLTLTTEAITFEPDARDANVYERGRGYYQVHVDLVSIEECGLIGVSAEDLSSYDRGSMHCNGLLQILLKNGRRDTSATAAVEDPFDPFFCEHRIVSKPHTVPPKESRSISLVSQGISKLSYVANMAGFGSTPKPPQERPPQSAVQAKVFVVFAFFKKEVAHRCTLALMDALDEAKKRAAAMPSRSRISRVPFTSNELLHMLTESIRPEEQAQQRRRRPSDSRSRKAAGKNTQQPPYVHGIAESENELRERVAQKSRILTADMVNQLVDNLPPALAIRNWEVTFKTSHDGVSFGTFYKNLQGHEHCLMVIKDDHGNVFGTFTGHIELSYRFYGTAETFVFKFDNGRIRVYRAKGNNKCYVYSNENTIVIGGGANSALSIHDAFQSGTTAACETFGNDPLAPTFVFNIEEMEVWTFGGYLV